Proteins encoded together in one Chelonoidis abingdonii isolate Lonesome George chromosome 1, CheloAbing_2.0, whole genome shotgun sequence window:
- the LOC116822463 gene encoding olfactory receptor 52R1-like, with protein MSCPNTSTRSHPPAFLLVGIPELQEAQFWIAFPFCIMYVIAVLGNVIVLCVIKTERSLREPMYLFLAMLTTDLVLSTSTLPKMLSTFWLGSREIGFHACLTQMFFVHAFSSVESGVLMAMALDRYVAICFPLRHSSILSVPVLVTMGSLVLVHGVLLVSPFSLHVSRLPFCQHCLISHSYCEHMAVVKLVCGYLRVSVIYGLFVAFMVVGIDLFIISVSYVMILRAVLRLPSTNAHLKAFSTCASHLCIILSFYIPALFTFLTHLFGHNVPHHVHILVANLYLLVPPMLNPIVYGVKTKLIRGRVLYIFQQKGF; from the coding sequence ATGTCATGTCCAAACACCAGCACCCGTTCTCACCCTCCTGCCTTCCTCCTGGTTGGCATCCCTGAACTTCAAGAGGCTCAGTTCTGGATTGCCTTCCCTTTCTGCATCATGTATGTCATTGCTGTCCTGGGAAATGTCATTGTTCTCTGTGTTATAAAGACAGAGCGAAGCCTGCGTGAGCCCATGTACCTCTTCCTGGCCATGCTGACCACTGACCTGGTTCTGTCCACGTCCACCCTGcccaaaatgctgagcaccttctGGCTGGGCTCCAGGGAGATCGGGTTCCAtgcctgcctcacccagatgttcTTTGTACATGCCTTCTCGTCGGTGGAGTCAGGCGTACTCATGGCCATGGCCTTGGATCGCTACGTGGCCATCTGCTTTCCTCTCCGGCATTCCAGCATCCTGTCCGTCCCAGTCTTAGTGACAATGGGAAGCCTGGTACTGGTACATGGAGTCCTTCTGGTGAGCCCCTTCTCCCTCCATGTCAGCAGGTTGCCCTTCTGCCAGCACTGCCTCATCTCCCACTCATACTGCGAGCACATGGCGGTCGTGAAGCTTGTGTGTGGGTACCTTAGAGTCAGTGTCATTTATGGCTTGTTTGTGGCTTTTATGGTGGTTGGGATTGACTTGTTTATCATCTCTGTGTCCTATGTTATGATCCTCCGGGCCGTGCTCAGACTCCCATCCACTAACGCCCATCTCAaggccttcagcacctgtgcatcTCACTTGTGCATTATCCTGTCATTTTACATCCCTGCCCTCTTCACGTTCCTCACCCACCTATTTGGCCACAATGTCCCCCACCATGTCCACATCCTGGTGGCAAATCTGTACCTGCTGGTGCCCCCCATGTTAAACCCTATTGTGTATGGGGTGAAAACCAAACTGATCCGGGGCAGAGTGCTCTATATCTTCCAGCAGAAAGGATTCTGA